Proteins from a single region of Rhipicephalus sanguineus isolate Rsan-2018 chromosome 5, BIME_Rsan_1.4, whole genome shotgun sequence:
- the LOC125758640 gene encoding uncharacterized protein LOC125758640, whose product MAKENRSGHCPAYFDELVGPTRARYKEKIALCDGVDPYELRVGAQAAVDASLLPTVTHVDIINYLVLSTNYVSLDQMKAYKSLDSHNYFTSGWVRNITAKKLPSERVLVLSQVNHSQRLREAPLKVWLLVDLDGSIITAHCTCMAGAGEACSHVGATLFAVETAVRIRDSATCTDKSNVWLPAYSPTTEFKRLQDIDFSSSKAKKKEWTPSTSILPTPISHPDQCQKFLLQHQMNSNGAMLR is encoded by the exons ATGGCGaaggagaatcgttcaggacattgtCCTGCATACTTTGATGAACTTGTAGGACCAACGCGGGCCAGGTACAAAGAAAAAATAGCCCTGTGCGACGGCGTGGATCCCTATGAGCTACGGGTTGGTGCTCAAGCCGCTGTTGATGCAAGCCTGCTGCCAACGGTTACCCATGTCGACATTATAAATTATCTGGTGCTCTCGACAAATTATGTTTCACTTGACCAGATGAAGGCCTACAAATCGCTGGACTCACACAATTACTTTACGAGCGGATGGGTCCGGAACATCACTGCCAAGAAGTTGCCGTCTGAGCGTGTCCTCGTGCTTAGTCAG GTAAACCATTCACAGCGCCTGCGGGAAGCACCACTAAAAGTTTGGCTCTTGGTTGACTTGGATGGCAGTATCATCACTGCCCACTGTACCTGCATGGCAGGTGCAGGAGAAGCTTGCTCTCATGTTGGTGCAACTCTCTTTGCGGTGGAAACAGCAGTGCGGATCAGAGACTCTGCGACTTGCACGGACAAAAGCAATGTGTGGCTCCCTGCATACAGCCCTACGACTGAGTTCAAACGGCTCCAAGACATTGACTTTTCGTCGTCTAAGGCCAAGAAAAAAGAATGGACACCATCCACATCGATTCTCCCAACACCCATCAGCCATCCCGACCAGTGCCAAAAGTTCCTGCTCCAACACCAGATGAACTCGAACGGTGCTATGCTGCGATAA